A window from Micromonospora profundi encodes these proteins:
- a CDS encoding fumarate reductase/succinate dehydrogenase flavoprotein subunit, whose product MTTTTRIERHHYDVVVIGAGGAGLRAAIEARLAGKKAAIISKSLFGKAHTVMAEGGAAAAMGNVNSRDNWQVHFRDTMRGGKFLNNFRMAELHAKESPQRIWELETYGALFDRTKDGKISQRNFGGHEYPRLAHVGDRTGLELIRTLQQKIVSLQQEDKREFGSYDARIKVFSETTITELLLDGDRVAGAFGYYRESGEFILFEAPAVVLATGGVGRSYKVTSNSWEYTGDGHALALRAGATLINMEFLQFHPTGMVWPPSVKGILVTESVRGDGGVLKNSEGKRFMFDYVPDVFRKQYAETEEEADRWYTDPDNNRRPPELLPRDEVARAINSEVKAGRGSPAGGVFLDIASRRSAEEIRRRLPSMYHQFKELADVDITAEPMEVGPTCHYVMGGVEVDPDSGAAFGHVRGLFAAGEVSGGMHGSNRLGGNSLSDLLVFGKRAGGHAASYADGLDARPKVAVDAVEAAVETALAPLQRDTGESPYTLQQDLQVVMGDLVGIIRREGELADALVRLAELRERVAKVSAAGGRRYNPGWHLALDLRNMLVVSECTAKAALERQESRGGHTREDYPAMEPKWRQVNLVCSLDGDTVQLTRKPLPKMRPELIGLFDRAELAKYLTDEELADFDALVADAGEADNR is encoded by the coding sequence ATGACCACTACCACTCGCATCGAACGACACCACTATGACGTCGTCGTCATCGGGGCCGGCGGCGCCGGTCTGCGCGCGGCGATCGAGGCCCGGCTCGCCGGCAAGAAGGCCGCGATCATCTCGAAGTCGCTCTTCGGCAAGGCGCACACGGTGATGGCCGAGGGCGGCGCCGCGGCCGCGATGGGCAACGTGAACAGCCGGGACAACTGGCAGGTGCACTTCCGCGACACCATGCGCGGCGGCAAGTTCCTCAACAACTTCCGGATGGCCGAGCTGCACGCGAAGGAGTCGCCGCAGCGCATCTGGGAGCTGGAGACGTACGGGGCGCTCTTCGACCGCACCAAGGACGGCAAGATCTCGCAGCGCAACTTCGGTGGCCACGAGTATCCCCGGCTGGCGCACGTCGGCGACCGCACCGGCCTGGAGCTGATCCGTACCCTCCAGCAGAAGATCGTCTCGCTCCAGCAGGAAGACAAGCGCGAGTTCGGCTCGTACGACGCGCGGATCAAGGTCTTCTCCGAGACCACGATCACCGAGCTGCTGCTCGACGGTGACCGGGTCGCCGGCGCGTTCGGCTACTACCGGGAGTCCGGGGAGTTCATCCTCTTCGAGGCGCCCGCCGTGGTGCTGGCGACCGGCGGCGTCGGACGCTCCTACAAGGTCACCTCGAACTCGTGGGAGTACACCGGGGACGGTCACGCATTGGCGCTGCGCGCCGGGGCGACTCTGATCAACATGGAGTTCCTCCAGTTCCACCCGACCGGCATGGTCTGGCCGCCCTCGGTGAAGGGCATCCTGGTCACCGAGTCGGTCCGCGGTGACGGCGGCGTTCTGAAGAACTCCGAAGGTAAGCGGTTCATGTTCGACTACGTCCCCGACGTCTTCCGCAAGCAGTACGCGGAGACCGAGGAGGAGGCGGACCGCTGGTACACCGACCCGGACAACAACCGCCGTCCCCCGGAGCTGCTGCCCCGCGACGAGGTGGCCCGCGCGATCAACAGCGAGGTCAAGGCCGGTCGGGGCTCCCCCGCCGGTGGCGTCTTCCTGGACATCGCGAGCCGGCGTTCGGCCGAGGAGATCCGGCGGCGACTGCCGTCGATGTACCACCAGTTCAAGGAACTGGCCGACGTCGACATCACGGCCGAGCCGATGGAGGTCGGACCGACCTGTCACTACGTGATGGGCGGCGTCGAGGTGGACCCGGATTCGGGTGCGGCCTTCGGCCACGTACGCGGGCTGTTCGCCGCCGGTGAGGTCTCCGGTGGCATGCACGGCTCCAACCGGCTGGGCGGCAACTCCCTGTCCGACCTGCTGGTCTTCGGTAAGCGGGCCGGTGGGCACGCGGCCAGTTACGCCGACGGGCTGGACGCCCGGCCGAAGGTCGCCGTGGACGCCGTCGAGGCGGCTGTGGAAACCGCTCTCGCGCCGCTGCAGCGGGACACCGGCGAGAGCCCGTACACCCTCCAGCAGGACCTCCAGGTGGTCATGGGGGATCTGGTCGGGATCATCCGTCGCGAGGGTGAGCTGGCCGACGCGCTCGTGCGGCTGGCCGAGCTGCGCGAGCGGGTGGCGAAGGTGAGTGCGGCCGGCGGTCGGCGCTACAACCCGGGCTGGCACCTGGCCCTGGACCTGCGCAACATGCTTGTGGTTTCGGAGTGCACCGCGAAGGCGGCGCTGGAGCGGCAGGAGTCGCGCGGCGGGCACACCCGGGAGGACTACCCGGCGATGGAGCCGAAGTGGCGGCAGGTCAACCTGGTCTGCTCGCTGGACGGCGACACCGTACAGCTGACCCGTAAGCCGCTGCCGAAGATGCGACCGGAGCTGATCGGCCTCTTCGACCGGGCGGAGCTGGCCAAGTACCTCACCGACGAGGAGCTCGCCGACTTCGACGCTCTCGTCGCCGACGCTGGAGAGGCGGACAACCGATGA
- a CDS encoding TldD/PmbA family protein, with the protein MNESTEIELAGQVVELVRRLGGSGAQAEAVVTRADLALTRFANSAIHQNVSESTVGVRLRLHVDGRTAAGSGSVVTADGLRALVERTLTAARLCPPDPGWPGLAPPVPVPDAPPVDEATAHAEPDERADRVRAFVAAAGDLTTAGYCRTSHRSSAFANSAGHTAYGSSVEAAMDGIARRDGADGVARRCADRLADLDGAELGAHAAAKARAAADPVELPPGRYEVVFEPAAVADLLQNLSWYGFNGKRYAERQSFAEPGVAQFDQQVTVVDDPLGASGLPFDAEGTGRRALTLVDAGTTRAVAHDRRTAADAGAESTGHAIAGGATWGPMARNLRLAGAVAGPASAVGRSTTGTAAGAVVDTDTAALVAGMRRGLLVTDLWYTRVLDPKSLVVTGLTRNGVWLVEDGTVVRAVRDLRFTESYPRALGPGAVLALGARPVRQPDRVDGTWWTAPSVRLASWHFTGGASG; encoded by the coding sequence GTGAACGAGTCGACTGAGATCGAGCTGGCGGGGCAGGTTGTCGAGCTGGTCCGGCGGCTCGGTGGGTCGGGTGCTCAGGCCGAGGCCGTCGTGACCCGGGCGGACCTGGCGCTGACCCGGTTCGCCAACTCGGCAATCCATCAGAACGTCTCCGAATCCACAGTCGGTGTCCGGCTGCGGCTGCACGTGGACGGCCGGACCGCCGCCGGCAGCGGCAGCGTGGTCACCGCGGACGGGCTGCGGGCCCTGGTGGAGCGCACCCTGACCGCGGCACGGCTCTGCCCGCCCGATCCGGGCTGGCCGGGCCTGGCCCCGCCCGTACCCGTGCCGGACGCCCCGCCTGTCGACGAGGCCACCGCGCACGCCGAGCCCGATGAGCGTGCCGATCGGGTACGCGCGTTCGTGGCCGCCGCCGGTGACCTCACCACTGCGGGTTACTGCCGTACCTCGCATCGCTCGTCTGCGTTCGCCAACTCGGCGGGGCACACCGCGTACGGCAGCTCTGTGGAGGCGGCGATGGACGGCATCGCCCGTCGCGACGGCGCGGACGGGGTGGCACGGCGCTGCGCGGACCGGCTGGCCGACCTGGACGGCGCGGAGTTGGGCGCGCACGCGGCCGCGAAGGCGCGGGCGGCGGCCGACCCGGTCGAGTTGCCGCCGGGGCGCTACGAGGTGGTCTTCGAGCCGGCCGCCGTGGCGGACCTGCTGCAGAACCTGTCCTGGTACGGCTTCAACGGCAAGCGGTACGCCGAGCGGCAGTCGTTCGCCGAGCCCGGGGTCGCCCAGTTCGATCAACAGGTGACAGTGGTGGACGACCCGTTGGGCGCGTCGGGGTTGCCGTTCGACGCGGAGGGCACCGGCCGGCGGGCGCTGACACTGGTGGACGCGGGCACCACCCGGGCGGTCGCCCACGATCGGCGGACGGCCGCCGACGCGGGTGCGGAGTCCACGGGGCACGCGATCGCGGGCGGTGCCACCTGGGGTCCGATGGCGCGCAACCTGCGTCTCGCGGGTGCCGTGGCCGGCCCGGCCAGTGCTGTGGGTCGGAGTACCACGGGCACGGCGGCCGGCGCGGTCGTCGACACGGACACTGCCGCGCTGGTCGCCGGGATGCGGCGCGGACTGCTGGTCACCGATCTGTGGTACACGCGTGTCCTCGACCCGAAGAGCCTTGTCGTCACGGGGTTGACACGTAACGGGGTATGGCTCGTCGAGGACGGCACTGTCGTGCGGGCGGTACGCGATCTCAGGTTCACCGAGTCGTACCCAAGGGCGCTCGGTCCGGGCGCGGTGCTGGCGCTCGGCGCGCGGCCCGTGCGTCAACCGGACCGGGTGGACGGTACGTGGTGGACGGCCCCGTCGGTGCGACTGGCGTCCTGGCACTTCACGGGAGGCGCCTCGGGCTGA
- a CDS encoding TldD/PmbA family protein, with product MTEFDAASAAVQAALDAGARYADARVMHRRYESMTARNGDVEELTQDESIGLGVRALVGSSWGFHAVPDLSDAAARDAGRRAARTAAASARVPGPPVDLVPVEAVTASWASDCRLDPLGVPLSDKGDLLVEATRTMVRHGADLAEGLYQIWDTAKWFVSSEGHRIDQRTRECGGGISATSIGDGETQRRSWPSYRGQYGTTGWELVESLDLGAHAAQIAEESRALLTAPPCPAGETDLILGGEQLALQIHESVGHAIELDRILGWEAAFAGTSWLDLAQLGSLRYGSELMNITIDPTIPGALGSFGFDDEGSPAVKRDAVRDGRWVGVLAGRDSAAMAGLDYGGSVRADGWARLPMVRMTNVGLEPGPHTLEEIIAATDDGVLMDLNRSWSIDDKRLNFQFGCEVGWEIKKGRRGRMLRNPTYTGIGPLFWRSMDMLSGETVSWGTPNCGKGQPGQTGHTGHPAAPARFRGVRVGVSA from the coding sequence ATGACCGAGTTCGACGCGGCAAGCGCCGCCGTGCAGGCCGCCCTCGACGCGGGCGCCCGCTACGCCGACGCCCGGGTGATGCACCGCCGCTACGAGTCGATGACGGCTCGCAACGGCGACGTGGAGGAACTGACCCAGGACGAGAGCATCGGTCTCGGCGTCCGGGCGCTTGTCGGGTCGAGCTGGGGCTTTCACGCCGTACCCGATCTGTCGGACGCCGCCGCCCGCGACGCCGGCCGCCGCGCGGCCCGGACGGCCGCGGCGAGCGCGCGGGTGCCCGGCCCACCGGTCGACCTGGTGCCGGTCGAGGCGGTGACCGCGAGTTGGGCCTCCGACTGCCGGCTCGACCCGCTCGGGGTTCCGTTGTCCGACAAGGGCGACCTGCTTGTCGAGGCGACACGCACGATGGTCAGGCATGGCGCCGACCTGGCCGAAGGGCTCTACCAGATCTGGGACACCGCGAAGTGGTTCGTGTCCAGCGAGGGCCACCGGATCGACCAGCGGACCCGTGAGTGCGGCGGTGGCATCTCGGCCACATCGATCGGCGACGGCGAGACGCAGCGGCGTTCCTGGCCCAGCTACCGGGGGCAGTACGGCACCACCGGTTGGGAGCTGGTCGAGTCACTCGACCTTGGAGCGCACGCCGCGCAGATCGCCGAGGAGTCCCGGGCGTTGCTGACCGCACCGCCCTGCCCGGCCGGCGAGACCGACCTGATCCTCGGCGGCGAGCAGTTGGCGTTGCAGATCCACGAGTCGGTCGGGCACGCCATCGAGCTGGACCGGATCCTCGGCTGGGAGGCAGCGTTCGCCGGCACGTCCTGGCTTGACCTGGCCCAACTCGGCTCGCTGCGTTACGGCTCCGAGCTGATGAACATCACCATCGACCCGACCATCCCCGGCGCGCTGGGCAGCTTCGGCTTCGACGACGAGGGCTCCCCGGCGGTGAAGCGGGACGCGGTCCGCGACGGTCGCTGGGTGGGTGTGCTCGCCGGCCGGGACTCGGCCGCCATGGCCGGCCTCGACTACGGCGGGAGCGTCCGCGCCGACGGGTGGGCGCGGCTGCCGATGGTGCGGATGACGAACGTCGGCCTGGAACCTGGACCGCACACCCTGGAGGAGATCATCGCTGCCACCGACGACGGGGTGCTGATGGATCTCAACCGGTCCTGGTCGATCGACGACAAGCGGCTCAACTTCCAGTTCGGCTGCGAGGTCGGCTGGGAGATCAAGAAGGGTCGGCGGGGGCGGATGCTGCGCAACCCGACGTACACGGGGATCGGCCCGCTCTTCTGGCGTTCGATGGACATGCTCTCCGGCGAGACGGTGTCCTGGGGGACGCCCAACTGCGGCAAGGGCCAACCCGGCCAGACCGGGCACACAGGCCATCCGGCCGCGCCGGCGCGCTTCCGCGGTGTCCGGGTGGGGGTGTCGGCGTGA
- a CDS encoding Uma2 family endonuclease, which translates to MTAAVFDHGGPWTEEEFLALGETQDRVELFDWSLHVTPGPTPRHQRISRKLGNILEAAAEVADLELLEAVNVRLRPGRIPIPDLVVTNAIDLDEPNVESSDVRLVCEIISPSNASTDKVLKMHYYAAAGIEWYLLVEQTTGAMRLYQRQGGHYVERATTKRGEVLELTEPVRATIRPEDLVP; encoded by the coding sequence ATGACCGCGGCGGTGTTCGATCACGGAGGTCCGTGGACCGAAGAGGAGTTCCTCGCCCTCGGCGAGACGCAGGATCGCGTCGAACTCTTCGACTGGAGCCTCCACGTGACCCCAGGACCCACTCCACGGCATCAACGAATCTCCCGCAAGCTCGGCAACATCCTGGAAGCAGCCGCGGAGGTGGCCGACCTTGAGCTGCTGGAGGCGGTGAACGTCCGGCTCCGGCCAGGTCGAATACCAATTCCCGACCTCGTCGTGACCAACGCAATCGATCTCGACGAGCCAAACGTCGAGTCATCTGACGTGCGACTGGTGTGCGAGATCATCTCGCCGAGCAACGCGTCCACCGACAAAGTCCTGAAGATGCACTACTACGCCGCAGCCGGCATCGAGTGGTACCTGCTGGTGGAGCAGACGACGGGCGCAATGCGCCTTTACCAGCGGCAGGGCGGCCACTACGTGGAGAGGGCGACGACGAAGCGCGGCGAGGTTCTGGAGTTGACGGAGCCGGTGCGGGCCACGATCCGGCCGGAGGATCTCGTCCCCTGA
- a CDS encoding ABC transporter ATP-binding protein produces the protein MPAQRDDQDAYLRLRDLRVRFDTSDGVVRAVDGVSFAVERGRTLGIVGESGSGKSVTSLAILGLHDPKRTTITGEISVGGRQVVGLADEEVRRLRGRDMAMIFQDPLSALHPYYTVGRQIAEAYRVHHPKANRREARQRAVDMLDRVGIPQPARRFDQYPHEFSGGMRQRVMIAMALVNDPALLIADEPTTALDVTVQAQILDLLADLQAEFQSAIILITHDLGVVGQVADEVLVMYGGRAVEHGSVEQVLRSPQHPYTWGLLSSVPSLHGDADADLLPIPGNPPSLINLPSGCAFHPRCRYAGRNGDRSRTEVPELLPAGADGHLVACHLSAQERAERYAEDVASVGVAR, from the coding sequence GTGCCGGCGCAGCGCGACGACCAGGACGCCTACCTGCGGTTACGTGATCTGCGGGTCCGGTTCGACACCTCCGACGGCGTGGTGCGTGCGGTCGACGGGGTGTCGTTCGCCGTCGAGCGCGGTCGCACCCTCGGCATCGTGGGCGAGTCCGGCTCCGGCAAGAGCGTCACCTCGCTGGCCATCCTCGGTCTGCACGACCCGAAGCGCACCACGATCACCGGGGAGATCTCCGTCGGCGGCCGGCAGGTGGTGGGCCTTGCCGACGAGGAGGTACGCCGGCTGCGCGGCCGGGACATGGCGATGATCTTCCAGGATCCGCTGTCGGCGCTGCACCCGTACTACACGGTGGGCCGGCAGATCGCCGAGGCGTACCGGGTGCACCACCCGAAGGCCAACCGGCGCGAGGCCCGCCAGCGGGCCGTGGACATGCTGGACCGGGTCGGCATCCCGCAGCCGGCGCGGCGCTTCGACCAGTACCCGCACGAGTTCTCCGGCGGCATGCGCCAGCGCGTGATGATCGCTATGGCGCTGGTCAACGACCCGGCGCTGCTGATCGCCGACGAGCCGACCACCGCGCTCGACGTCACAGTGCAGGCGCAGATCCTGGATCTGCTCGCCGACCTCCAGGCCGAGTTCCAGTCCGCGATCATCCTGATCACCCACGACCTCGGTGTGGTCGGCCAGGTCGCCGACGAGGTGCTTGTCATGTACGGCGGGCGGGCCGTCGAGCACGGCAGCGTCGAGCAGGTGCTCCGCTCGCCGCAGCACCCGTACACCTGGGGGTTGCTCTCCAGCGTGCCGTCGTTGCACGGCGACGCGGACGCGGACCTGCTGCCCATCCCCGGCAACCCGCCCAGCCTGATCAACCTGCCGTCCGGCTGCGCCTTCCACCCGCGCTGCCGGTACGCGGGCCGCAACGGCGACAGGTCCCGCACCGAGGTGCCCGAGTTGTTGCCGGCCGGCGCGGACGGCCACCTGGTCGCCTGCCACCTGAGCGCCCAGGAGCGCGCCGAGCGCTACGCCGAGGACGTCGCATCCGTGGGGGTGGCGCGATGA